One segment of Drosophila ananassae strain 14024-0371.13 chromosome 3R, ASM1763931v2, whole genome shotgun sequence DNA contains the following:
- the LOC6498585 gene encoding myb-like protein Q isoform X6, translating to MNGLSSNDDAVECPLCMEPLEVDDLTFFPCTCGYQICRFCWHRIRTDENKLCPACRKEYPENPADFKPLTQEEMIAFKSQKRQRDQQRKQKITENRKHLANVRVVQKNLVFVVGLPPRLADADILKKHEYFGKYGKIHKVVINPSTTYAGVQGPSASAYVTYVHNSDALRAIQSVNNIMIDGRLIKTSLGTTKYCSHFMKNQQCPKGDCMYLHELGDPEASFTKEEMHQGKHQEYEKRLHDTLIASFGPNTTAAIASSSSASSSSSGSGSAANASSSGNSQQKEAWPSLSVSPINGREAAASNSNNSSGKNKRDKLRNEKRHEKNKSKNKNSANSNTNASNKENYVPETRAGTSIETFAEATADPPAAPVKTETHNSNNRSRAERGAKDRGSNQKREEQKKNKENAPTPAPTVSKSLEQDEASESTITTQKKKETIDSCEDSLPQKRLAATSVQRSVSSCSDNSEGHVSESSVSEKSLPGDDYQEEKCNSSISESPQEIVKPPEGEDKTNEEVTEAEQDLSGQKSEVSESTSPTAVAANGIQDTVCPAEEQPAETSNLSENGTRVSDALSKLNIFDDPPSFFTSSSFQQVPLIKNKLDLEMRQSHLPDLVNDIDGIQKASNTNEWEEAFKNVMIRNTRHVEEQLLQQQHLQQQQQHHHQQVLHQQEEYLRMHELQKRNNFANISQMNGPTNDFLSHFQANPLELNRVQAHALLQQQLLQQQPGENVFGGNMSKFFDFHKSQQQSHHPYLNGHTPQLNGNGAVPDPQRVANFMENNRLNSPFVENGLINAQQQPQKQRLMGMFENMPPNTQSQQSRFPQTSIVDDDLGFDPFIETQKGLAELMENEVVQKQSINSENAVPKMPPQPQVPPHQQMVESMQRSRMPPPPGFNHVNTLGLGGSSRLQHTSKMMPFMNMPLNGVANNGGPGQHQMPMGANWNAHLPMHQNQGQPVGDSQLQHQMAHNKIYNNSDWTAMDPAILSFRQFSSFPQNQIPPHPQQQQDMFMQHLAQQQNSQSGFNNQPQQLLPMAMPNNLLNGQQSQPPQVNANVQGMLEFLKSRQFV from the exons ATGAACGGCCTAAGCAGCAACGATGACGCAGTTGAGTGTCCTTTGTGTATGGAGCCGCTGGAAGTGGATGATTTGACTTTCTTTCCATGTACCTGCGGCTACCAG ATCTGCAGGTTCTGTTGGCATAGGATTCGTACGGACGAGAACAAGTTGTGTCCAGCATGCCGAAAGGAGTATCCCGAAAACCCTGCGGACTTCAAGCCGTTAACGCAAGAAGAG ATGATTGCGTTCAAGTCGCAAAAACGGCAAAGGGACCAACAACGAAAGCAAAAAATCACAGAGAACCGAAAACACCTGGCCAATGTTCGTGTGGTTCAAAAGAACCTGGTGTTTGTTGTTGGGCTACCACCTAGACTTGCTGATGCAGAC ATTTTAAAGAAACACGAGTATTTTGGTAAATATGGGAAAATTCATAAAGTCGTTATAAATCCAAGTACCACGTATGCCGGGGTCCAG GGTCCATCAGCTTCAGCCTACGTCACATACGTTCACAACTCGGATGCTTTGCGGGCCATTCAAAGCGTCAACAACATAATGATAGATGGGCGGCTCATAAAGACTAGTTTGGGAACAACGAAGTATTGCAGCCATTTCATGAAAAACCAGCAGTGTCCCAAGGGCGACTGCATGTACTTACATGAATTAGGAGATCCTGAGGCTAGTTTCACAAAGGAG GAAATGCATCAGGGAAAACACCAGGAGTACGAAAAGCGCCTGCACGATACTCTAATTGCCTCGTTCGGACCGAATACAACAG CTGCGATAGCATCGTCATCGTCGGCGTCGTCATCATCATCTGGTTCTGGTTCGGCTGCGAATGCCAGTTCGTCAGGGAATTCCCAGCAAAAAGAGGCCTGGCCAAGTTTATCAGTCTCCCCCATCAACGGCAgggaagcagcagcatctAATTCAAATAATTCCAGTGGAAAGAACAAAAGAGATAAGCTGCGCAACGAAAAGAGACACGAAAAGAACAAATCGAAGAATAAAAACAGCGCCAACTCAAACACCAATGCATCGAACAAGGAGAACTATGTTCCCGAGACTCGAGCCGGCACTAGCATAGAAACTTTTGCTGAGGCGACGGCGGATCCACCGGCGGCTCCCGTTAAAACAGAAACACACAATTCCAACAATCGTTCGAGAGCGGAACGGGGGGCCAAAGACAGGGGCTCCAACCAGAAAAGGGAAGAGCAGAAGAAGAACAAGGAGAATGCTCCAACACCAGCACCCACAGTAAGCAAGTCATTGGAACAGGACGAGGCGAGCGAGAGTACAATAAcaacacaaaagaaaaaagaaacaatcgATAGCTGTGAGGATAGTTTACCACAAAAGAGATTAGCTGCCACCAGCGTTCAAAGATCTGTGAGCTCTTGCAGTGACAATAGCGAGGGTCATGTGTCTGAGAGTAGTGTTAGTGAAAAGAGTTTGCCTGGTGACGATTATCAGGAGGAGAAGTGCAATAGCTCGATCTCTGAGAGCCCCCAAGAGATTGTGAAGCCTCCGGAAGGCGAGGATAAGACTAATGAAGAAGTAACAGAGGCTGAACAGGACCTTTCTGGACAGAAGTCTGAAGTAAGCGAGAGTACTAGCCCCACTGCTGTAGCCGCAAATGGTATCCAAGATACTGTTTGTCCAGCGGAAGAGCAGCCAGCCGAAACGTCGAATTTGTCGGAGAACGGAACCAGAGTATctg ATGCCCTGTCCAAGCTCAACATTTTTGATGATCCGCCTAGTTTCTTTACATCGTCATCATTCCAGCAAGTCCCGCTTATAAAGAATAAACTAGATTTGGAAATGCGGCAGTCGCACTTACCAGACTTGGTCAATG ATATTGATGGTATACAGAAGGCATCCAACACAAATG AATGGGAGGAAGCTTTCAAAAATGTGATGATACGCAACACTAGGCACGTGGAGGAGCAACTGCTTCAGCAACAACACttacaacagcagcagcaacatcaccaTCAGCAAGTATTGCATCAACAAGAAGAGTATCTTCGCATGCACGAATTACAGAAACGTAACAACTTTGCGAATATTTCACAAATGAATGGTCCTACAAATG ATTTCCTTAGCCACTTTCAAGCAAATCCCCTTGAACTAAATAGAGTGCAAGCACATGCTCTTCTGCAGCAGCAACTTCTACAACAGCAGCCTGGCGAAAATGTGTTCGGCGGTAATATGTCAAAGTTCTTCGATTTTCATAAAAGTCAACAGCAGTCGCACCATCCGTATCTTAATGGGCACACACCACAACTGAATGGGAATGGTGCTGTGCCTGATCCACAGAGAGTGGCAAACTTTATGGAAAACAATCGACTGAATTCGCCTTTTGTTGAAAATG GACTTATTAACGCGCAACAGCAGCCTCAGAAACAAAGGCTGATGGGAATGTTCGAAAATATG CCCCCTAATACACAATCTCAGCAGAGTCGGTTTCCCCAAACATCAATCGTTGATGATGATTTAG gctTCGATCCATTTATTGAGACACAAAAGGGCCTAGCAGAACTTATGGAAAATGAAGTTGTACAAAAGCAGAGTATTAATAGTGAAAACGCAGTGCCGAAGATGCCGCCACAGCCACAGGTTCCCCCGCATCAGCAGATGGTTGAAAGCATGCAGAGATCTCGCATGCCACCGCCGCCTGGCTTCAACCATGTGAACACATTAGGCTTGGGGGGATCGTCGAGACTGCAGCACACAAGTAAAATGATGCCCTTCATGAACATGCCGCTTAATGGAGTCGCCAACAATGGTGGCCCAGGACAACATCAAATGCCGATGGGTGCCAATTGGAATGCTCATTTGCCAATGCACCAAAACCAGGGACAACCCGTGGGCGACTCACAGTTGCAACACCAAATGGCTCACAACAAAA TTTACAACAACAGTGACTGGACTGCAATGGATCCGGCTATACTTTCATTTCGACAGTTTTCATCGTTTCCACAAAACCAAATTCCCCCACATCCTCAACAACAGCAGGATATGTTTATGCAGCATTTGGCTCAACAGCAAAATTCCCAGAGTG GTTTCAACAATCAACCACAGCAACTCCTTCCTATGGCGATGCCCAATAATTTGCTGAACGGACAACAATCGCAACCGCCGCAGGTTAATGCCAATGTTCAGGGCATGCTTGAGTTTTTAAAAAGCCGTCAATTCGTTTAG
- the LOC6498585 gene encoding myb-like protein Q isoform X4 yields MNGLSSNDDAVECPLCMEPLEVDDLTFFPCTCGYQICRFCWHRIRTDENKLCPACRKEYPENPADFKPLTQEEMIAFKSQKRQRDQQRKQKITENRKHLANVRVVQKNLVFVVGLPPRLADADILKKHEYFGKYGKIHKVVINPSTTYAGVQGPSASAYVTYVHNSDALRAIQSVNNIMIDGRLIKTSLGTTKYCSHFMKNQQCPKGDCMYLHELGDPEASFTKEEMHQGKHQEYEKRLHDTLIASFGPNTTGIINAAIASSSSASSSSSGSGSAANASSSGNSQQKEAWPSLSVSPINGREAAASNSNNSSGKNKRDKLRNEKRHEKNKSKNKNSANSNTNASNKENYVPETRAGTSIETFAEATADPPAAPVKTETHNSNNRSRAERGAKDRGSNQKREEQKKNKENAPTPAPTVSKSLEQDEASESTITTQKKKETIDSCEDSLPQKRLAATSVQRSVSSCSDNSEGHVSESSVSEKSLPGDDYQEEKCNSSISESPQEIVKPPEGEDKTNEEVTEAEQDLSGQKSEVSESTSPTAVAANGIQDTVCPAEEQPAETSNLSENGTRVSDALSKLNIFDDPPSFFTSSSFQQVPLIKNKLDLEMRQSHLPDLVNDIDGIQKASNTNEWEEAFKNVMIRNTRHVEEQLLQQQHLQQQQQHHHQQVLHQQEEYLRMHELQKRNNFANISQMNGPTNDFLSHFQANPLELNRVQAHALLQQQLLQQQPGENVFGGNMSKFFDFHKSQQQSHHPYLNGHTPQLNGNGAVPDPQRVANFMENNRLNSPFVENGLINAQQQPQKQRLMGMFENMPPNTQSQQSRFPQTSIVDDDLGFDPFIETQKGLAELMENEVVQKQSINSENAVPKMPPQPQVPPHQQMVESMQRSRMPPPPGFNHVNTLGLGGSSRLQHTSKMMPFMNMPLNGVANNGGPGQHQMPMGANWNAHLPMHQNQGQPVGDSQLQHQMAHNKIYNNSDWTAMDPAILSFRQFSSFPQNQIPPHPQQQQDMFMQHLAQQQNSQSGFNNQPQQLLPMAMPNNLLNGQQSQPPQVNANVQGMLEFLKSRQFV; encoded by the exons ATGAACGGCCTAAGCAGCAACGATGACGCAGTTGAGTGTCCTTTGTGTATGGAGCCGCTGGAAGTGGATGATTTGACTTTCTTTCCATGTACCTGCGGCTACCAG ATCTGCAGGTTCTGTTGGCATAGGATTCGTACGGACGAGAACAAGTTGTGTCCAGCATGCCGAAAGGAGTATCCCGAAAACCCTGCGGACTTCAAGCCGTTAACGCAAGAAGAG ATGATTGCGTTCAAGTCGCAAAAACGGCAAAGGGACCAACAACGAAAGCAAAAAATCACAGAGAACCGAAAACACCTGGCCAATGTTCGTGTGGTTCAAAAGAACCTGGTGTTTGTTGTTGGGCTACCACCTAGACTTGCTGATGCAGAC ATTTTAAAGAAACACGAGTATTTTGGTAAATATGGGAAAATTCATAAAGTCGTTATAAATCCAAGTACCACGTATGCCGGGGTCCAG GGTCCATCAGCTTCAGCCTACGTCACATACGTTCACAACTCGGATGCTTTGCGGGCCATTCAAAGCGTCAACAACATAATGATAGATGGGCGGCTCATAAAGACTAGTTTGGGAACAACGAAGTATTGCAGCCATTTCATGAAAAACCAGCAGTGTCCCAAGGGCGACTGCATGTACTTACATGAATTAGGAGATCCTGAGGCTAGTTTCACAAAGGAG GAAATGCATCAGGGAAAACACCAGGAGTACGAAAAGCGCCTGCACGATACTCTAATTGCCTCGTTCGGACCGAATACAACAGGTATTATTAATG CTGCGATAGCATCGTCATCGTCGGCGTCGTCATCATCATCTGGTTCTGGTTCGGCTGCGAATGCCAGTTCGTCAGGGAATTCCCAGCAAAAAGAGGCCTGGCCAAGTTTATCAGTCTCCCCCATCAACGGCAgggaagcagcagcatctAATTCAAATAATTCCAGTGGAAAGAACAAAAGAGATAAGCTGCGCAACGAAAAGAGACACGAAAAGAACAAATCGAAGAATAAAAACAGCGCCAACTCAAACACCAATGCATCGAACAAGGAGAACTATGTTCCCGAGACTCGAGCCGGCACTAGCATAGAAACTTTTGCTGAGGCGACGGCGGATCCACCGGCGGCTCCCGTTAAAACAGAAACACACAATTCCAACAATCGTTCGAGAGCGGAACGGGGGGCCAAAGACAGGGGCTCCAACCAGAAAAGGGAAGAGCAGAAGAAGAACAAGGAGAATGCTCCAACACCAGCACCCACAGTAAGCAAGTCATTGGAACAGGACGAGGCGAGCGAGAGTACAATAAcaacacaaaagaaaaaagaaacaatcgATAGCTGTGAGGATAGTTTACCACAAAAGAGATTAGCTGCCACCAGCGTTCAAAGATCTGTGAGCTCTTGCAGTGACAATAGCGAGGGTCATGTGTCTGAGAGTAGTGTTAGTGAAAAGAGTTTGCCTGGTGACGATTATCAGGAGGAGAAGTGCAATAGCTCGATCTCTGAGAGCCCCCAAGAGATTGTGAAGCCTCCGGAAGGCGAGGATAAGACTAATGAAGAAGTAACAGAGGCTGAACAGGACCTTTCTGGACAGAAGTCTGAAGTAAGCGAGAGTACTAGCCCCACTGCTGTAGCCGCAAATGGTATCCAAGATACTGTTTGTCCAGCGGAAGAGCAGCCAGCCGAAACGTCGAATTTGTCGGAGAACGGAACCAGAGTATctg ATGCCCTGTCCAAGCTCAACATTTTTGATGATCCGCCTAGTTTCTTTACATCGTCATCATTCCAGCAAGTCCCGCTTATAAAGAATAAACTAGATTTGGAAATGCGGCAGTCGCACTTACCAGACTTGGTCAATG ATATTGATGGTATACAGAAGGCATCCAACACAAATG AATGGGAGGAAGCTTTCAAAAATGTGATGATACGCAACACTAGGCACGTGGAGGAGCAACTGCTTCAGCAACAACACttacaacagcagcagcaacatcaccaTCAGCAAGTATTGCATCAACAAGAAGAGTATCTTCGCATGCACGAATTACAGAAACGTAACAACTTTGCGAATATTTCACAAATGAATGGTCCTACAAATG ATTTCCTTAGCCACTTTCAAGCAAATCCCCTTGAACTAAATAGAGTGCAAGCACATGCTCTTCTGCAGCAGCAACTTCTACAACAGCAGCCTGGCGAAAATGTGTTCGGCGGTAATATGTCAAAGTTCTTCGATTTTCATAAAAGTCAACAGCAGTCGCACCATCCGTATCTTAATGGGCACACACCACAACTGAATGGGAATGGTGCTGTGCCTGATCCACAGAGAGTGGCAAACTTTATGGAAAACAATCGACTGAATTCGCCTTTTGTTGAAAATG GACTTATTAACGCGCAACAGCAGCCTCAGAAACAAAGGCTGATGGGAATGTTCGAAAATATG CCCCCTAATACACAATCTCAGCAGAGTCGGTTTCCCCAAACATCAATCGTTGATGATGATTTAG gctTCGATCCATTTATTGAGACACAAAAGGGCCTAGCAGAACTTATGGAAAATGAAGTTGTACAAAAGCAGAGTATTAATAGTGAAAACGCAGTGCCGAAGATGCCGCCACAGCCACAGGTTCCCCCGCATCAGCAGATGGTTGAAAGCATGCAGAGATCTCGCATGCCACCGCCGCCTGGCTTCAACCATGTGAACACATTAGGCTTGGGGGGATCGTCGAGACTGCAGCACACAAGTAAAATGATGCCCTTCATGAACATGCCGCTTAATGGAGTCGCCAACAATGGTGGCCCAGGACAACATCAAATGCCGATGGGTGCCAATTGGAATGCTCATTTGCCAATGCACCAAAACCAGGGACAACCCGTGGGCGACTCACAGTTGCAACACCAAATGGCTCACAACAAAA TTTACAACAACAGTGACTGGACTGCAATGGATCCGGCTATACTTTCATTTCGACAGTTTTCATCGTTTCCACAAAACCAAATTCCCCCACATCCTCAACAACAGCAGGATATGTTTATGCAGCATTTGGCTCAACAGCAAAATTCCCAGAGTG GTTTCAACAATCAACCACAGCAACTCCTTCCTATGGCGATGCCCAATAATTTGCTGAACGGACAACAATCGCAACCGCCGCAGGTTAATGCCAATGTTCAGGGCATGCTTGAGTTTTTAAAAAGCCGTCAATTCGTTTAG
- the LOC6498585 gene encoding myb-like protein Q isoform X2 — MNGLSSNDDAVECPLCMEPLEVDDLTFFPCTCGYQICRFCWHRIRTDENKLCPACRKEYPENPADFKPLTQEEMIAFKSQKRQRDQQRKQKITENRKHLANVRVVQKNLVFVVGLPPRLADADILKKHEYFGKYGKIHKVVINPSTTYAGVQGPSASAYVTYVHNSDALRAIQSVNNIMIDGRLIKTSLGTTKYCSHFMKNQQCPKGDCMYLHELGDPEASFTKEEMHQGKHQEYEKRLHDTLIASFGPNTTGIINGNGVSKANAAIASSSSASSSSSGSGSAANASSSGNSQQKEAWPSLSVSPINGREAAASNSNNSSGKNKRDKLRNEKRHEKNKSKNKNSANSNTNASNKENYVPETRAGTSIETFAEATADPPAAPVKTETHNSNNRSRAERGAKDRGSNQKREEQKKNKENAPTPAPTVSKSLEQDEASESTITTQKKKETIDSCEDSLPQKRLAATSVQRSVSSCSDNSEGHVSESSVSEKSLPGDDYQEEKCNSSISESPQEIVKPPEGEDKTNEEVTEAEQDLSGQKSEVSESTSPTAVAANGIQDTVCPAEEQPAETSNLSENGTRVSDALSKLNIFDDPPSFFTSSSFQQVPLIKNKLDLEMRQSHLPDLVNDIDGIQKASNTNEWEEAFKNVMIRNTRHVEEQLLQQQHLQQQQQHHHQQVLHQQEEYLRMHELQKRNNFANISQMNGPTNDFLSHFQANPLELNRVQAHALLQQQLLQQQPGENVFGGNMSKFFDFHKSQQQSHHPYLNGHTPQLNGNGAVPDPQRVANFMENNRLNSPFVENGLINAQQQPQKQRLMGMFENMPPNTQSQQSRFPQTSIVDDDLGFDPFIETQKGLAELMENEVVQKQSINSENAVPKMPPQPQVPPHQQMVESMQRSRMPPPPGFNHVNTLGLGGSSRLQHTSKMMPFMNMPLNGVANNGGPGQHQMPMGANWNAHLPMHQNQGQPVGDSQLQHQMAHNKIYNNSDWTAMDPAILSFRQFSSFPQNQIPPHPQQQQDMFMQHLAQQQNSQSGFNNQPQQLLPMAMPNNLLNGQQSQPPQVNANVQGMLEFLKSRQFV, encoded by the exons ATGAACGGCCTAAGCAGCAACGATGACGCAGTTGAGTGTCCTTTGTGTATGGAGCCGCTGGAAGTGGATGATTTGACTTTCTTTCCATGTACCTGCGGCTACCAG ATCTGCAGGTTCTGTTGGCATAGGATTCGTACGGACGAGAACAAGTTGTGTCCAGCATGCCGAAAGGAGTATCCCGAAAACCCTGCGGACTTCAAGCCGTTAACGCAAGAAGAG ATGATTGCGTTCAAGTCGCAAAAACGGCAAAGGGACCAACAACGAAAGCAAAAAATCACAGAGAACCGAAAACACCTGGCCAATGTTCGTGTGGTTCAAAAGAACCTGGTGTTTGTTGTTGGGCTACCACCTAGACTTGCTGATGCAGAC ATTTTAAAGAAACACGAGTATTTTGGTAAATATGGGAAAATTCATAAAGTCGTTATAAATCCAAGTACCACGTATGCCGGGGTCCAG GGTCCATCAGCTTCAGCCTACGTCACATACGTTCACAACTCGGATGCTTTGCGGGCCATTCAAAGCGTCAACAACATAATGATAGATGGGCGGCTCATAAAGACTAGTTTGGGAACAACGAAGTATTGCAGCCATTTCATGAAAAACCAGCAGTGTCCCAAGGGCGACTGCATGTACTTACATGAATTAGGAGATCCTGAGGCTAGTTTCACAAAGGAG GAAATGCATCAGGGAAAACACCAGGAGTACGAAAAGCGCCTGCACGATACTCTAATTGCCTCGTTCGGACCGAATACAACAGGTATTATTAATGGTAATGGagtttctaaagcaaatg CTGCGATAGCATCGTCATCGTCGGCGTCGTCATCATCATCTGGTTCTGGTTCGGCTGCGAATGCCAGTTCGTCAGGGAATTCCCAGCAAAAAGAGGCCTGGCCAAGTTTATCAGTCTCCCCCATCAACGGCAgggaagcagcagcatctAATTCAAATAATTCCAGTGGAAAGAACAAAAGAGATAAGCTGCGCAACGAAAAGAGACACGAAAAGAACAAATCGAAGAATAAAAACAGCGCCAACTCAAACACCAATGCATCGAACAAGGAGAACTATGTTCCCGAGACTCGAGCCGGCACTAGCATAGAAACTTTTGCTGAGGCGACGGCGGATCCACCGGCGGCTCCCGTTAAAACAGAAACACACAATTCCAACAATCGTTCGAGAGCGGAACGGGGGGCCAAAGACAGGGGCTCCAACCAGAAAAGGGAAGAGCAGAAGAAGAACAAGGAGAATGCTCCAACACCAGCACCCACAGTAAGCAAGTCATTGGAACAGGACGAGGCGAGCGAGAGTACAATAAcaacacaaaagaaaaaagaaacaatcgATAGCTGTGAGGATAGTTTACCACAAAAGAGATTAGCTGCCACCAGCGTTCAAAGATCTGTGAGCTCTTGCAGTGACAATAGCGAGGGTCATGTGTCTGAGAGTAGTGTTAGTGAAAAGAGTTTGCCTGGTGACGATTATCAGGAGGAGAAGTGCAATAGCTCGATCTCTGAGAGCCCCCAAGAGATTGTGAAGCCTCCGGAAGGCGAGGATAAGACTAATGAAGAAGTAACAGAGGCTGAACAGGACCTTTCTGGACAGAAGTCTGAAGTAAGCGAGAGTACTAGCCCCACTGCTGTAGCCGCAAATGGTATCCAAGATACTGTTTGTCCAGCGGAAGAGCAGCCAGCCGAAACGTCGAATTTGTCGGAGAACGGAACCAGAGTATctg ATGCCCTGTCCAAGCTCAACATTTTTGATGATCCGCCTAGTTTCTTTACATCGTCATCATTCCAGCAAGTCCCGCTTATAAAGAATAAACTAGATTTGGAAATGCGGCAGTCGCACTTACCAGACTTGGTCAATG ATATTGATGGTATACAGAAGGCATCCAACACAAATG AATGGGAGGAAGCTTTCAAAAATGTGATGATACGCAACACTAGGCACGTGGAGGAGCAACTGCTTCAGCAACAACACttacaacagcagcagcaacatcaccaTCAGCAAGTATTGCATCAACAAGAAGAGTATCTTCGCATGCACGAATTACAGAAACGTAACAACTTTGCGAATATTTCACAAATGAATGGTCCTACAAATG ATTTCCTTAGCCACTTTCAAGCAAATCCCCTTGAACTAAATAGAGTGCAAGCACATGCTCTTCTGCAGCAGCAACTTCTACAACAGCAGCCTGGCGAAAATGTGTTCGGCGGTAATATGTCAAAGTTCTTCGATTTTCATAAAAGTCAACAGCAGTCGCACCATCCGTATCTTAATGGGCACACACCACAACTGAATGGGAATGGTGCTGTGCCTGATCCACAGAGAGTGGCAAACTTTATGGAAAACAATCGACTGAATTCGCCTTTTGTTGAAAATG GACTTATTAACGCGCAACAGCAGCCTCAGAAACAAAGGCTGATGGGAATGTTCGAAAATATG CCCCCTAATACACAATCTCAGCAGAGTCGGTTTCCCCAAACATCAATCGTTGATGATGATTTAG gctTCGATCCATTTATTGAGACACAAAAGGGCCTAGCAGAACTTATGGAAAATGAAGTTGTACAAAAGCAGAGTATTAATAGTGAAAACGCAGTGCCGAAGATGCCGCCACAGCCACAGGTTCCCCCGCATCAGCAGATGGTTGAAAGCATGCAGAGATCTCGCATGCCACCGCCGCCTGGCTTCAACCATGTGAACACATTAGGCTTGGGGGGATCGTCGAGACTGCAGCACACAAGTAAAATGATGCCCTTCATGAACATGCCGCTTAATGGAGTCGCCAACAATGGTGGCCCAGGACAACATCAAATGCCGATGGGTGCCAATTGGAATGCTCATTTGCCAATGCACCAAAACCAGGGACAACCCGTGGGCGACTCACAGTTGCAACACCAAATGGCTCACAACAAAA TTTACAACAACAGTGACTGGACTGCAATGGATCCGGCTATACTTTCATTTCGACAGTTTTCATCGTTTCCACAAAACCAAATTCCCCCACATCCTCAACAACAGCAGGATATGTTTATGCAGCATTTGGCTCAACAGCAAAATTCCCAGAGTG GTTTCAACAATCAACCACAGCAACTCCTTCCTATGGCGATGCCCAATAATTTGCTGAACGGACAACAATCGCAACCGCCGCAGGTTAATGCCAATGTTCAGGGCATGCTTGAGTTTTTAAAAAGCCGTCAATTCGTTTAG